The following are encoded in a window of Solibacillus sp. FSL R7-0668 genomic DNA:
- a CDS encoding DEAD/DEAH box helicase, whose translation MLSKKRTVSELLAEWRFDEELQQNIISTHSIEATPAHYADFPAAMHPSIQKALHARGIKQLYTHQRQAFDYAQQGKHFTAITPTASGKSYCYHLPVLQKILEDKSSRAIYLFPTKALAQDQKSDLNELIELMDEDILSYTYDGDTAPGIRQKIRKAGHIVMTNPDMLHSGILPHHTKWVSLFENLKYIVIDELHSYKGVFGSHVAHVIRRLQRICEFYGSNPVFICTSATIKNPKELAETLTNVQHELIAKSGAPVGKKTFVFYNPPIIHPTFGVRRSAVLEVRDISRRLFEAGIQTIIFAKSRVRVEMLVTYLKSLTTKKIGDESIQGYRGGYLPSERREIEKGLREGKIQMVISTNALELGVDIGQLQACIMTGYPGNIASAWQQAGRAGRRQDEALIVYVAQSTALDQYVVQHPSFMLGSSPEEARINPENMLILMEHLKCAAFELPFTMDDAYGEYEVQELLAYLEEEGVLVKTSTKWHWMSDRFPAHEISLRSAAQENVVIIDISTPANTKVIGEMDTYSAMTLLHEEAIYIHQGTQYQVEKLDWEEKKAFVREVNVDYFTDANLAVELKVLSEDKSASFSGATVSYGDVSLLAIPTIFKKIRFHSHDNIGSGPISIPPMEMHTNATWMSFDLPENWTEEQLTDALTGAAYAISSFVPLFIHCDRSDISVVPQVKAIHNEKPTLFIYDSYPGGIGLSERVYDVLLPLLEKTKQHVLLCPCEHGCPACIGAQDTLGESKKQVIKVLTILMSEMM comes from the coding sequence ATGTTAAGTAAAAAGCGTACGGTGAGCGAACTCTTAGCAGAATGGCGATTCGATGAGGAACTGCAACAAAATATTATAAGCACACATTCAATCGAAGCGACACCAGCACATTATGCTGATTTTCCTGCTGCGATGCATCCCTCGATTCAAAAGGCGCTACATGCGCGAGGAATCAAGCAGCTTTATACGCACCAGCGTCAAGCGTTTGACTATGCACAGCAAGGGAAGCACTTTACGGCGATTACCCCAACGGCATCAGGAAAATCCTATTGCTATCATTTGCCGGTGCTCCAAAAAATTTTAGAGGATAAATCAAGCCGCGCCATTTATTTATTTCCAACAAAAGCATTGGCACAAGATCAAAAATCGGATTTAAATGAATTAATTGAATTAATGGACGAGGATATTTTAAGTTATACATATGACGGCGATACAGCGCCTGGTATTCGTCAAAAGATTCGTAAGGCCGGTCATATTGTGATGACCAATCCAGATATGCTCCATTCAGGCATCTTGCCACACCATACGAAATGGGTTTCGTTATTTGAAAACTTAAAGTACATTGTGATCGATGAGTTACATTCGTATAAAGGGGTATTTGGCTCACATGTGGCCCATGTCATTCGCCGATTACAGCGTATTTGTGAATTTTACGGAAGTAATCCTGTATTCATTTGTACAAGTGCGACCATTAAAAATCCAAAAGAGCTTGCTGAAACTTTAACGAACGTGCAGCATGAGCTCATTGCCAAATCAGGTGCACCAGTTGGGAAGAAAACATTTGTCTTTTACAATCCACCAATTATTCATCCAACTTTTGGGGTGCGTCGAAGTGCGGTGTTAGAAGTACGAGACATTTCGAGGCGTCTGTTTGAAGCGGGCATTCAAACGATTATTTTTGCGAAATCTCGTGTGCGCGTAGAAATGCTTGTAACGTATTTGAAATCATTGACAACGAAGAAAATTGGCGATGAATCGATTCAAGGCTATCGAGGTGGCTATTTACCGAGCGAGCGTAGAGAAATCGAAAAAGGTCTGCGCGAGGGCAAAATTCAAATGGTTATCAGTACAAATGCGCTGGAGCTAGGGGTAGATATTGGTCAGCTACAAGCATGCATTATGACGGGCTACCCAGGGAATATCGCGAGTGCATGGCAACAAGCAGGGCGCGCGGGCAGACGTCAGGATGAGGCGCTGATTGTATATGTGGCACAATCTACAGCGCTTGATCAGTATGTCGTACAGCACCCGAGCTTTATGCTAGGTAGCTCACCTGAGGAAGCCCGTATTAATCCAGAAAACATGCTAATTTTAATGGAACATTTGAAATGTGCGGCTTTTGAATTGCCGTTTACGATGGATGATGCCTATGGTGAATATGAGGTACAGGAGCTGCTTGCTTATTTGGAGGAGGAGGGCGTTCTTGTCAAAACGTCGACCAAGTGGCATTGGATGAGTGACCGTTTCCCTGCGCATGAAATTTCATTGCGTTCGGCTGCTCAGGAAAATGTCGTCATTATTGATATTTCGACGCCTGCCAATACAAAGGTCATCGGAGAAATGGATACGTACAGCGCCATGACATTATTACATGAGGAAGCCATTTATATTCATCAAGGAACGCAATACCAGGTGGAAAAGCTCGATTGGGAGGAAAAGAAAGCATTTGTACGAGAAGTCAATGTCGATTACTTCACGGATGCTAACTTAGCAGTAGAATTAAAAGTATTAAGTGAAGACAAATCTGCAAGCTTTAGTGGTGCAACAGTAAGCTACGGTGATGTCAGTCTGCTTGCGATTCCCACTATTTTCAAAAAAATCCGTTTCCATTCTCACGATAATATTGGCTCTGGTCCTATTTCTATTCCACCAATGGAAATGCATACGAATGCGACTTGGATGAGCTTTGACTTACCTGAAAATTGGACAGAAGAACAGCTAACAGATGCTTTAACTGGTGCTGCCTATGCAATCAGTAGCTTTGTGCCGCTATTTATTCATTGTGACCGTTCGGATATTTCCGTTGTCCCACAAGTAAAGGCCATTCATAATGAAAAGCCGACGCTGTTTATCTATGATAGCTATCCGGGGGGGATCGGCTTAAGTGAACGTGTGTATGATGTATTGCTACCATTATTAGAAAAGACAAAGCAGCATGTCCTTCTTTGTCCTTGTGAGCATGGCTGTCCGGCATGTATCGGCGCACAGGATACATTAGGAGAAAGTAAAAAACAAGTCATCAAAGTGTTAACTATACTAATGAGTGAAATGATGTGA
- a CDS encoding ribonuclease H-like domain-containing protein: MSYENKILQMKKMLGKKNETKQEKPKFIKPEAPSYTASWQQAGLELIENEFGVLFKREVHYPFMYQHGDYRLGELFTALKRWRVHGEDHPFAITEDEKIVFFDTETTGLKGTGTHIFLLGFLEADDEGFTLTQYVLADPSNEAALLFESKMWQRNVTIVSYNGKSFDWPQLHVRWTLNQQHIPKLKEQRQVDLLHSSKRLWKDDLSRMKLTQVEQDKLGFYRRGDIPGHLAPIIYFDAVKSGNAETLMKVLLHNEWDLLSLITLYIHSTNLLHDAITTESATTYTNIGKWFGDLKQRQTSADILKAVTTHFDASETGHAHFYLAYELKREGEFELAIEAFQSALSTIPDKKQLQAYEQLAILFEHQIKDYKQALHYTKKGAELIELLSFAKRTQLEKQRQNWQKRILRLVRKQNQQS; encoded by the coding sequence ATGTCATATGAAAATAAAATTTTACAAATGAAAAAAATGCTTGGTAAAAAAAACGAGACCAAACAGGAAAAGCCGAAGTTTATCAAGCCAGAAGCGCCAAGCTATACAGCATCCTGGCAGCAGGCAGGGCTAGAGCTAATTGAAAACGAATTTGGTGTGCTATTTAAGCGCGAGGTACATTATCCATTTATGTACCAGCATGGCGATTATCGTCTTGGGGAGCTATTTACTGCTCTCAAGCGTTGGCGTGTACATGGTGAGGATCATCCATTTGCTATTACTGAGGATGAAAAAATTGTGTTCTTTGATACCGAAACGACAGGGTTAAAGGGAACTGGCACGCATATTTTTCTATTAGGCTTTTTAGAGGCCGATGATGAAGGCTTTACACTGACGCAATATGTATTGGCCGATCCATCAAACGAGGCGGCACTGCTTTTCGAATCAAAAATGTGGCAGCGCAATGTGACGATTGTGTCGTACAATGGCAAAAGCTTTGACTGGCCCCAGCTACATGTGCGCTGGACACTGAATCAACAACATATCCCCAAGCTAAAAGAGCAACGCCAAGTCGATTTACTGCATAGCTCGAAGCGTCTGTGGAAGGACGATTTATCTCGTATGAAGCTAACGCAAGTAGAGCAGGATAAGCTTGGCTTTTACCGGAGGGGGGATATTCCCGGTCATTTGGCGCCAATTATTTATTTTGACGCGGTAAAAAGTGGCAACGCAGAAACCTTAATGAAAGTACTGCTGCATAATGAGTGGGATTTACTTTCTTTAATTACACTGTATATTCATTCGACCAATTTATTGCACGATGCCATCACGACTGAATCGGCAACTACGTATACCAATATTGGGAAATGGTTTGGCGATTTAAAGCAACGTCAAACGAGCGCCGATATTTTAAAGGCTGTCACAACACATTTTGATGCAAGTGAAACAGGCCATGCCCATTTTTATTTAGCATATGAATTAAAGCGAGAAGGCGAATTCGAACTGGCGATTGAAGCGTTTCAATCCGCTTTGTCTACAATTCCAGATAAAAAACAATTGCAAGCTTATGAGCAACTTGCCATATTATTCGAGCATCAAATAAAGGATTACAAACAGGCACTCCATTATACAAAAAAAGGGGCCGAATTAATTGAGCTTCTATCATTTGCAAAAAGAACACAGCTTGAAAAACAGCGACAAAATTGGCAAAAACGGATTTTACGTTTAGTCAGAAAACAAAATCAGCAATCATGA
- the gpsB gene encoding cell division regulator GpsB, with protein MEIKLTADYILEKEFKKSMKGYNIDEVDQFLDIIREDYDAFTAKIAALTEENERLKQEMTSTSRKTVVPAQPAGANNTNFDILKRLSNLEKHVFGSKLYE; from the coding sequence ATGGAAATTAAATTAACAGCTGACTATATATTAGAAAAAGAATTTAAAAAGAGCATGAAGGGCTATAATATCGATGAAGTGGATCAATTTTTAGACATTATTCGTGAAGATTATGATGCCTTTACAGCAAAAATAGCAGCACTTACAGAAGAAAATGAGCGCCTAAAACAGGAAATGACGAGCACAAGCCGTAAAACGGTAGTGCCAGCTCAGCCAGCAGGAGCAAATAATACAAACTTCGACATTTTAAAACGTCTATCAAATTTAGAAAAGCATGTATTTGGTAGTAAACTATACGAATAG
- a CDS encoding putative bifunctional diguanylate cyclase/phosphodiesterase yields the protein MNGIMSDLSAVQELSLSQYPKSLIDQVFANIAEGIMITDRHKKIVTTNAAFEIVTGYKIEEVRGKNPSVIQSGIHEREFYVNMWSQIDKEGMWQGEIWNRRKTGELYPEWLTILAIKSEEGEITNYCAIFTDLSERKIVEDELAKRSLYDSLTDVCNRFAFIERMKTLLEVSESKAQKIQHAVFFMDLDRFKQVNDTLGHAIGDLLLVEVSKRVKSLLKNKDILARFGGDEFVITLSNIHHPREAAQFAERVIRAFEQPIRIHDQDIYVSTSIGISIYPEDGTSTEMLLNRADKAMTFSKENGRNCFSFYFEELKTDSNRVLALDSELRKAIENREFTLAFQPKICVETQNIVGVEALVRWKSEKLGFVSPAEFIEHAEESGLIIPLSEIIFDLACQGYHKLVAAGYPNIPIAINVSSIHFQQQSFLESIQTVLEHNNTSAQNFEIEVTERTVMNTAQETISKLVKLKQLGFKLSIDDFGTGYSSLSYLVRFPLDVLKIDRSFIQHICSLDDKQAIVDAIIQMAHRLQMKVVAEGVENERQVELLKLMGCDFIQGYYYSKPLPMDELIDFFHFWEVEHQGRI from the coding sequence GTGAACGGAATCATGTCAGATTTATCAGCCGTACAAGAGCTATCATTATCGCAATATCCAAAAAGTCTTATTGATCAAGTATTTGCTAATATTGCGGAAGGCATCATGATTACGGATCGGCATAAAAAAATCGTCACAACGAATGCAGCATTTGAAATTGTGACAGGATATAAAATAGAAGAAGTTCGAGGGAAAAACCCTTCCGTTATCCAATCCGGTATCCATGAGCGTGAATTTTACGTGAATATGTGGAGCCAAATTGATAAAGAGGGTATGTGGCAAGGTGAAATTTGGAACCGACGCAAAACAGGGGAGCTTTACCCAGAATGGCTGACGATATTAGCCATTAAGTCTGAAGAAGGCGAAATTACGAATTACTGCGCGATTTTTACGGATTTATCGGAGCGTAAAATCGTAGAGGATGAATTAGCGAAACGCTCGTTATATGATTCATTAACGGATGTTTGTAATCGATTTGCCTTTATCGAACGTATGAAAACATTATTAGAAGTTTCCGAAAGCAAAGCCCAAAAGATTCAACATGCTGTATTTTTTATGGATTTGGATCGATTCAAGCAAGTGAATGATACACTTGGACATGCGATTGGGGACCTTTTACTCGTAGAAGTATCAAAGCGTGTAAAAAGCCTTCTAAAAAATAAAGATATTTTAGCTCGTTTTGGTGGCGATGAATTTGTAATTACGCTATCGAATATTCATCATCCTCGAGAAGCAGCGCAATTTGCCGAACGTGTCATTCGTGCTTTTGAACAACCAATTCGAATTCATGATCAAGATATTTATGTGTCAACAAGTATTGGGATTAGTATTTATCCAGAGGATGGCACGTCAACGGAAATGTTATTAAATCGTGCAGATAAGGCAATGACTTTCTCAAAGGAAAATGGGCGTAATTGCTTCTCATTTTACTTTGAGGAATTAAAAACGGATTCGAATCGTGTGTTAGCGTTAGATAGTGAGCTACGAAAGGCGATAGAAAATCGTGAATTTACACTAGCCTTTCAGCCGAAAATATGTGTAGAGACACAAAATATTGTTGGCGTTGAAGCTCTTGTTCGTTGGAAGAGTGAAAAATTGGGCTTTGTATCACCAGCTGAATTTATTGAGCATGCCGAAGAATCAGGTCTAATCATTCCATTAAGTGAAATTATTTTTGATTTGGCATGTCAGGGCTATCATAAGCTCGTAGCGGCAGGCTATCCAAATATACCGATTGCGATTAATGTATCGAGCATTCACTTCCAGCAGCAAAGTTTTTTAGAATCGATCCAAACAGTATTAGAGCATAATAATACATCGGCACAAAATTTTGAAATAGAAGTAACGGAGCGTACGGTCATGAATACTGCTCAAGAAACAATTAGCAAGCTTGTGAAGCTAAAGCAGCTTGGCTTTAAATTATCCATTGATGACTTTGGGACAGGCTATTCTTCATTAAGCTATTTAGTGCGATTCCCACTAGATGTATTAAAAATTGACCGCAGCTTTATACAGCATATTTGCTCGCTAGATGATAAGCAGGCCATTGTCGATGCGATTATTCAAATGGCACATCGTTTACAAATGAAAGTGGTAGCAGAGGGCGTTGAAAATGAGCGACAAGTAGAGCTATTAAAGTTGATGGGCTGTGATTTTATTCAAGGCTATTATTATAGTAAGCCGCTCCCGATGGACGAATTAATCGACTTCTTTCACTTTTGGGAAGTTGAGCATCAAGGAAGGATTTAA
- a CDS encoding THUMP domain-containing class I SAM-dependent RNA methyltransferase, with product MTKFQLVATAAMGLEAIVAEEVRELGYETRVDNGKVYFEGDELAIARTNLWLRVADRVKIVVAKFPAKTFDQLFEGVKAIQWEKYLPVDANFPVSGKSVKSKLYSVPDCQAITKKAIVERMKLAYKRLGFLDESGPLFKIEISILKDEATLTIDTSGAGLHKRGYRTSQGEAPLKETLAAALVKISKWSPSRPFVDPFCGSGTIALEAAMIGQNIAPGYNREFVSETWPWMKQAIWDQARDEADEKADYDQELTIIGSDIDHRMISIAQENAVEAGFGDMITFKQMQAIDFTTKLTDGVIVTNPPYGERIGELEEIEKMLRQFGDVMKNYPTWSVYMLSSMEDLEVHYGKKATKKRKLFNGFIRTDYYQFWGQKSKREQ from the coding sequence ATGACAAAATTTCAATTAGTTGCAACGGCAGCCATGGGGCTAGAGGCAATCGTTGCAGAAGAGGTACGTGAATTAGGCTATGAAACACGTGTCGACAATGGCAAAGTGTATTTTGAGGGCGACGAATTAGCGATTGCTCGGACGAATTTATGGTTACGTGTAGCAGACCGCGTGAAAATCGTAGTGGCAAAATTTCCAGCCAAAACATTCGATCAATTATTCGAAGGTGTCAAAGCCATTCAGTGGGAAAAATATTTACCAGTCGATGCGAATTTTCCGGTATCCGGTAAATCGGTAAAATCAAAATTATACAGTGTGCCAGACTGCCAAGCGATTACAAAAAAAGCAATTGTCGAGCGCATGAAGTTGGCGTATAAACGCTTAGGATTTTTAGATGAATCCGGTCCATTATTTAAAATCGAGATTTCCATTTTAAAGGATGAGGCAACATTAACGATTGATACATCAGGAGCTGGTCTTCATAAACGCGGCTACCGTACAAGCCAAGGGGAAGCGCCTTTAAAAGAAACATTAGCAGCAGCACTTGTGAAAATATCAAAATGGTCTCCAAGTCGTCCATTTGTTGACCCATTCTGTGGCTCAGGTACAATTGCACTGGAAGCCGCAATGATTGGTCAAAATATCGCACCCGGCTACAACCGTGAGTTCGTGTCAGAAACTTGGCCATGGATGAAACAAGCAATTTGGGATCAAGCGCGTGACGAGGCAGATGAAAAAGCAGATTATGATCAGGAGTTAACGATAATCGGGTCGGATATTGATCATCGCATGATTTCGATTGCACAGGAAAACGCAGTGGAAGCGGGCTTTGGGGATATGATTACCTTTAAGCAAATGCAGGCCATCGATTTTACTACAAAATTAACGGACGGTGTCATCGTAACGAACCCACCATATGGAGAACGTATCGGTGAACTTGAAGAAATTGAAAAAATGCTACGACAATTTGGAGATGTCATGAAAAACTATCCAACATGGTCTGTGTATATGCTGTCTTCAATGGAAGATTTAGAAGTGCATTACGGCAAAAAGGCTACCAAAAAACGTAAGCTATTCAATGGATTCATCCGCACTGATTACTATCAATTCTGGGGTCAAAAATCAAAGCGCGAGCAATAA
- a CDS encoding ATP-dependent DNA helicase, with protein MRKSLPFELSREKTFFDSLGDWLGDVLYDELPERGFECRDEQIFMAYQIEQALKEKNVLFAEAGVGTGKTIAYLLPAVSYARYTGKPALIACADETLIDQLVKEGGDIHKLRDVLGLDIDVRLAKSRDQYLCLKRFEEAEKTETEEWIDDIAFSIPDGVYAQGSMIAVQPYGDRSDYSGVSDEDWQKVNYNSIMQCAVCDLRNRCGQTLHRAHYRKSTDLIICSQDFLMEHLATKESREREGQLPLLPEVSMIVLDEGHLLEYAAQKALTYKVQAYTIVELLERLMVDGVRERTLYAMEHLQDHHELFFDQLRDDVLPSEEDRKRISKSERLIQLGQRVVADVEQLLEEFVFESELYMIPEYELNMAEEFLEHYAAAIRIFVAQGDAVDWLEDTDGEETLVIMPRLITDVLSETLFSKKMPIVFSSATLSVKKDFSYIASSLGIDQYQSFSVPSPFDYEEVMKIYLHELTQDEKVTQVETLLKDGEKTLILFKSKQAMNEFKSKLSLMTRLNVAFEGDRELSAIVRDFQNGAIQTLCSYHLWEGLDLPEEALTRVVIFDLPFPPQDPLFDAKRSFATNPFEEVELPFMLLRLQQGMGRLIRTSNDHGDIHILLNEHEAQSKDKFIDILAVTPQ; from the coding sequence TTGAGAAAATCATTACCGTTTGAATTATCACGTGAAAAAACGTTCTTTGATTCGCTTGGCGATTGGCTTGGAGATGTTCTATATGATGAGCTGCCAGAGCGTGGCTTTGAATGTCGTGATGAGCAAATTTTCATGGCCTACCAAATCGAGCAAGCATTAAAGGAAAAGAACGTCTTATTCGCAGAAGCAGGGGTAGGTACAGGGAAAACGATTGCCTATTTATTGCCTGCTGTATCCTATGCGCGCTATACGGGAAAGCCCGCGTTAATCGCATGTGCAGATGAAACATTAATCGACCAGCTTGTAAAAGAAGGTGGCGATATTCATAAATTACGTGATGTGCTCGGATTAGATATTGACGTCCGTTTAGCAAAATCACGTGACCAATACTTATGTTTAAAGCGTTTTGAAGAAGCCGAAAAAACAGAAACGGAAGAATGGATTGATGATATTGCCTTTTCTATTCCTGATGGTGTGTACGCACAGGGAAGTATGATTGCGGTGCAGCCTTATGGTGATCGTTCAGATTATTCAGGTGTAAGTGATGAGGATTGGCAAAAGGTCAATTACAACTCGATTATGCAATGTGCGGTATGTGATTTACGCAACCGCTGTGGGCAAACATTGCACCGCGCGCATTATCGTAAATCAACGGACTTAATTATCTGTTCTCAGGACTTTTTAATGGAGCATTTAGCGACAAAGGAATCGCGTGAACGAGAAGGTCAATTGCCGCTACTGCCAGAAGTGTCAATGATTGTCCTAGATGAAGGACACTTATTAGAGTATGCAGCCCAAAAAGCATTAACCTACAAAGTACAAGCGTATACAATTGTAGAGCTGCTAGAACGTTTAATGGTAGATGGTGTTCGTGAGCGCACGCTATATGCGATGGAGCATTTACAAGACCATCATGAGTTATTTTTCGATCAATTACGTGACGATGTCTTGCCTTCAGAGGAAGATCGCAAGCGCATCAGCAAATCAGAGCGCCTTATTCAATTAGGCCAGCGCGTGGTTGCAGATGTGGAGCAGCTATTAGAGGAGTTTGTCTTTGAATCTGAGTTATATATGATTCCAGAATATGAATTAAATATGGCGGAGGAATTTTTAGAGCATTATGCGGCGGCGATTCGCATTTTTGTCGCACAAGGTGATGCGGTCGATTGGTTAGAGGATACAGATGGCGAAGAAACATTAGTCATTATGCCTCGCTTAATTACCGATGTTTTATCGGAAACATTATTCTCGAAAAAAATGCCGATTGTTTTCTCGTCGGCGACACTATCAGTTAAAAAGGATTTCAGCTATATTGCATCAAGCCTAGGTATTGATCAATACCAAAGCTTCAGCGTGCCGTCACCGTTTGACTATGAGGAAGTCATGAAAATTTACTTACATGAACTAACGCAGGATGAAAAAGTGACGCAAGTGGAAACCTTGCTGAAAGATGGCGAAAAGACATTAATTTTATTTAAATCAAAACAAGCGATGAATGAATTTAAATCCAAACTGAGCTTAATGACGCGTTTGAATGTTGCATTTGAAGGGGATCGCGAACTTTCTGCCATTGTCCGTGATTTCCAAAATGGCGCTATTCAAACATTATGCTCGTATCATTTATGGGAAGGGTTGGACTTACCTGAGGAAGCGTTAACGCGTGTCGTTATTTTTGACTTACCGTTCCCACCACAGGATCCGCTATTTGATGCGAAGCGTTCCTTTGCGACGAATCCATTTGAAGAGGTGGAGCTACCATTCATGCTATTACGCTTACAGCAGGGAATGGGGCGCTTAATTCGTACTTCGAATGACCATGGCGATATTCATATTTTATTAAATGAGCATGAAGCACAGTCAAAGGATAAATTTATCGACATTTTAGCAGTCACGCCGCAATAA